GCGGTTCCGCAGCTTGAAATCTGCAGCGCTGGGCTGATACGCGTTGATGCACAAAACGGGTTCGCTTTTCCCGCGATTGCTTTGGCAATTTCGGAATTGCTGACGCGCTTGCCAGAAACGGGCATAGCGGCTGCGGGGATCATAAGATCGCACCATGCGGGTCAAATGGGCGCGCATGTCGAGGCCTTGGCAGAGCAAGGCATGATTGCCCTCATGTTTGCCAATACGCCCAAAGCGATGGCGCCTTGGGGGGGAAGCCAACCGGTGTTCGGCACCAACCCGATCGCGTTTGCCAGCCCTCGCGCCGATGCAGCGCCTTTGGTAATTGATCTTTCGCTGTCCAAAGTCGCCAGAGGTAAAGTGATGGCGGCTGATAAAGCCGGCGACTCGATTCCTAAAGGATGGGCTTTGGATCAAAACGGGCAAGCGACGACTGATCCCAAAGCGGCTTTGGCTGGTTCAATGGTCCCCCTTGGCGATGCCAAAGGTGCCGCCTTAAGTCTCATGGTTGAAATTCTATCTGCCAGTTTGATCGGTGCAAATCATAGCTTTGAGGCCACGTCCTTTTTTGAGGCGGAAGGCGCGCCCCCTGGCGTGGGGCAAATGATCATAGCGATTGACCCGCAAAAATTTGGTGGCCAGGCCTTCGAAACCCGCCTCAGCGCTTTATGTTCTGCCATCTTGGCGCAAAGCGGTACGCGCTTGCCCGGCGCAAGCCGTGGTCAAAAGCGTCAAGACGCCCGCAAAAACGGGATCAATATTCCGCCATATTTGCGCAAAGAAATTGAAGATCTGATAGCGCATGTATAGCGCATCGTAGGGCGAACCTTATCCTTTTACATGTTCTTAAGGGCATGACGCTGTCTGTAATATTTTTCCGGGCGTTTTGCCATTCTGATTTTGATTGGATTTGGGTTTGAATGCTTGGGCCTATGGTCAAGCTGCTTGTGCAGATATGCGCGCAGCTGCTGAGGCTTGACATTAGAGCGCTCAATGTAAAGCCTGTGCGCGAACCGAATATCCTGTTATTTTAGGAGAAAAGAAATGCTCAACATAGCGGTTTTGGGATGTGGACGGATAGGGCGCATGCATGCGGATAATATCGCGCGCCACGCAGATGCTGAATTGGCTATGGTTTATGATGTCCACGTGCCAAGCGCCTCTGCCGTGGCCGAACAGCATGGTGTGCCGGCGGCCTCTAGCCCACAAGAGATATTTTCCTCGGGTCAAGTAGATGCTGTTTTAATCGCCACCACAACTGAAACCCATGCGGATTTTATTGAAATGGCGGTGGCTGCGGGTAAGCCGGTGCTGTGCGAAAAGCCCATTGATCTCAGCCTCGCACGCGTCAATGCTTGCGCAGAAAGAATTTCGGGCAGCGATGTGTTGATCCAACTGGGCTTTAACCGCCGTTTCGATCCAGGCCATCGCGCCGCGCGCCAAGGGCTATTGAACGGAGATATTGGTGATTTGCATCAAGTGATTATAACCTCGCGCGACCCAGAAATGCCGCCCAGATCCTATTATGAAAGTGCCGGCGGATTGCTGCGCGATATGACCATCCACGATTTTGATTTGGCCCGCTTTATTCTGGGCGAAACCCCCACAGAGGTTATGGCGATGGGTGGGCGTTTGATCGATCCTGCGTTGATGGAGGAGCTAGACGATCTTGACAGCGCGATGATCGTCATGCGGACCGCGGATGGCAAACAATGCCAGATTAATAATTCGCGAACGGCGGTTTATGGCTATGACCAGCGATTGGAATTGCTAGGTTCAACGGGCATGTTGATCAGCGATAATCGCAAGCCGTATGAGTTGCGCCGCTACTCGGCGCAGGAAAGCGAAACAAGCCAGCCCTATTTGCATTTCTTTTTAGAGCGCTATCACGAAGCCTTTATGGCAGAGATCGCCGCTTTTGTTGAGGCCGTGAAAAATCATAAACCCGCAGAGGTTGGCTTTGAAGATGGGCGTCAGGCCCTTCTTCTTGCTGAAGCTGCGTATCTTTCTATCTCTGAAAAACGGCTGGTGCAGGTCGAAGAGGTTTTCGAGCGTTTGGCGCAATAACCTTGCCGACATTCCGATCTTAATGTTTCGCGCTTCAGCTAAACGATTTGATAAGAAAACCGTATTATAAAATGTGAAGTTGGTTTTTGTCTTCATTTCCTCCCTTAAAAGACTGGTGGGCCTCGTGCCCACCTTTTTTATGGATTTGGCAACTTCTTTTTACGCCTTGCCAAGGGCGAATATGATTTCAAGCTTTGTCCGCTCTTTCGGCCGAAAGCTTGATACTTATCACTCAATCACAATAATTTTACCTAAATTTTGACGCCGGGGGATAGCCAAGGCTTTGGATCAACCCTGCTGCGTTTCATCTAGGTTTTTTAAAAGTTTTTGATTGAAAATCATAGTTTGTGTGGCATCGCGCATTGTTACTCTGTCTGGTGCAAGCAAAATCTACATTTTGCAGCGGGTGTTTTTATGTGCGGATTTTTGCCGCTAGGCGTAAGTCGGCTATTTAAATCATTTGGTTTCTACGGCATGATATTGCTATATATCGACGGGCGCTCGCGATGACGTAACAGGAGAATACTATGAGAAAATGCGTGATAATATCGGTTCTTATGATCGGTTTGGCGGGCTGCCAAACTACCGGCGGCGGCGTTTCTCAAGCGCCTGGCGAGCCCGGCCGTAAAGAAACAATTGGCACGCTGAGCGGTGCGGTTGTGGGGGGTGCCTTAGCCAATCAGATGGCTGAGGGGTCTGATAATCAGCAATTTGCGACATTTCTGGGCGCCGTGGCAGGTATGGTAATTGGAGCAGATATTGGGGCCTCACTGGATGAGCTGGATCGCCGGATGATGAACAATAATTATCAAACCGCGCTTGAAACCTCGCCCACGAATACAGCCGTTGCGTGGAAGAACCCCGATAGCGGCAATAGTGGCAGCGTAAAGCCAACGCGCACGTTTTATCGCGCTGACACGGTGTGCCGTGAATATACGCAAGAAATCATCGTTGGTGGGCGTAAACAGCAAGGCTATGGCCAAGCCTGTCGCAGCGCGGATGGAGACTGGCAAATCGTCAAATAGACAAACGTGATGGTTTTAGAGCGCCGTTAATCGCGCAATTCGTTAGGGTAGACGCCCCAAAGCGCGTTTTTTGGCAGCCAGCCTTTAAATTGACCGGATCTTGCGCGGCACCAATCCAAGGTGCATTCATCGATGTTGACGATGACATTATGTTCAATCCGTGCGCGCAACGCACTGCTGCGATCGGGGCGTGAAAGCAACGGCTGCATGTCGGTCGTTACAATCGCACTGCGGACCCCGGAGAGCATCGAATAATGCACCCAGCCGCCGGCGCCGTCGATATCACGCACCCGACGCCAGTTCTCATATTCGGCATAAATTTCCAAAGGCATGTTTTTGCGTGTAAACACCCAATCAATCCGGTGTGATAAGGAAGGCCCGCGGCGGGCATGGGCTTTGCTGGCTTTCAAAGACACGTAGCGCGGCATGGGCAGATTGGTCACTGGGCCGCGCTCTTGTGCCCAGAGGCTGCCGGCCAATAAAAAGCTCAGAACGAATGGTGCTAGAATGCGCAGCATATTTGACGCTCGAAATCCTGTTTCAATTTTTTATCTAGGGGTTCTTGTGCCCTGATGCAACTTACGTCACTTTATGCGGGTAACAGCTGTGTCAGTAAAGAGGCTCATATGCCATCAGACAAACTTCGCGTAGCAGTAACGCGCCGTCTTCCTGAAGCGGTCGAAACCCGTATGAAAGAGCTGTTTGATGTTCAATTGCGCGATCAAGATATTCCGATGGAGCGGGCTGAGCTGGGTGCTTTGATGAAGACAATCGATGTTTTGGTGCCAACCGTCACCGATGATATTGATGCGGCTTTATTGGCGCAAGCTGGCCCAGATCTAAAGTTGATCGCTAATTTTGGGGCGGGTGTTGATCATATTGATGTGAAAACTGCCAATCAACGTGGCATTCTGGTTTCGAACACCTCTGGCGTGGTGACTGAGGATACGGCGGATATGGCGATGGCGCTGATGCTAGGCGTGACGCGCCGGATTCCTGAAGGTTTGAGCATGATGCAATCGGGCCAATGGTCGGGTTGGTCGCCAACCGGGTTTTTGGGGGGGCGCCTGGGAGGCCGCCGCCTGGGTATCCTTGGGATGGGGCGCATTGGCCAAGCGGTTGCGCAACGCGCGCGCGCCTTTGGCGTTCAAATTCATTATCACAATCGCAAACGTCTGCATTCAGAAACTGAAGGCCAGTTTGAGGCCACCTATTGGGAAAGCCTGGATCAAATGGTGGCGAGAATGGATATTCTATCGATCAATTGCCCCCATACGCCGTCAACTTTTCATTTGATGAACGCGCGGCGCTTGAAGCTTATGAAACCCAGCGCGGTGATCATAAATACATCCCGGGGCGAGGTGATTGATGAAAATGCCTTAACGCGGATGCTGGCAGCCGGCGAGCTGGCAGGTGCAGGATTGGATGTGTACGAGCATGGCACCGATGTCAATGCTGATTTGCGCCGTTTGGCAAACGTGGTTTTATTGCCCCATATGGGATCTGCCACGATCGAGGGGCGCATGGAAATGGGCGAAAAGGTCATCATCAATATCAAGACCTTTGCCGATGGTCATAGACCGCCTGATCAGGTTTTCCCGGCGATGCTTTAGGCCGCAAATGGCGGCGCACAACGCCGCAGTCGATGGCCACGCGCGTTGGCCTGGCATAATCGCATATGTTGCAGGTTTGGGGGCCAACCGGTTTAGACTATTGCAGGCGTTTGCCTTTTCGAGACGCTCTTAGAATTTGTTTTTTAAACATCCGCAATTATTGAATTATGCCTAAATTCGGATTTACCTCTATACAGTCCAGATCATTTTGCATCAGCACAGCTTATAGCTTATAGCTTATAGCTTATAGCTTATAGCTTATAGCTTATAGCTTATAGCTTATAGCTTATAGCTTATAGCTTATAGCTTATAGCTTATAGCTTATAGCTTACAGCTTTTGCAAAATTGCATTTAATCGATAAAGAAAGGTCATTTATCCATGCCCCTGCCTTTTTTATTAGGTGTGGATGGAAAGACCTGTTTGATCTTTTTGAAAAAACGCCGCGCCATAGCTGCAGATCAAAGAGATGCTGTCGGGGCGAGTGCGTCGCGCGGCAGAGGTGGCTCTCCACGTATCGCCGCGCAGGTTTTTACAATAGCCTGTGCTGACATGGCCTCCCCGCTCGCCTTAGGGAAAGGCTTATATATCTTGGGCAGCGTTTTGCGCACAGAGCGCTGCCCATGCCATAATCGTAAAGTAAGCAGATGCCTTGAATTACGCCAAATATTGCGCGCCATTGGCATTTAAAGTTGCGCCATTGATGAAGCCAGAGCCATCAGCGGCCAAAAACACCACGCATCGGGCGATTTCCTCTGCTTGACCAAGGCGCCCCGCTGGAATTTGCGCCACGATGCCGTCGATTACTTTTTCAGACAGATCTTTAACCATATCTGTGTCGATATATCCCGGGCAGATGGCATTTGCCGTGATCCCATATCGCGCGCCTTCTTGGGCAAGGGTTTTGGTCATCCCCAAGTCACCGGCTTTAGAGGCCGCATAATTGGCTTGAGCAAATTGGCCTTTTTGACCATTGATCGAGCTGATTGTGATCACTCTGCCAAATTTGCGCTCGCGCATGCCAGGCCAAAGCGGATGCGTCATGTTAAAGACGCCAGAGAGGTTGGTATCAATGACCTCGCTCCACTGCGCGCGCGTCATTCTATGGAAAGGTGCATCGCGCGTGATGCCGGCATTGTTGACCAGCACGTCGACAGGCCCCAGCGCGGCCTCAACCTCGGCAATGCCGGCGACGCAAGCATCATAATCGGCAACGCTCCATTTGAATGTTTTTATGCCATGCTCTGCCGCGAAGGCCGCCGCTGCGGCGTCATTTCCGGCATAAGTTGCCGCGACCTGATAGCCGGCAGTTTTCATTGCGATCGAAATAGCGGCCCCTATTCCGCGGGTTCCGCCTGTAACCAGCGCGACTCTTGACATTATTTTCTCCTAATATTTTTCATTCGTAATATTATTGCAAAAAATGTATATATTTAGCAATAACATTTCTTGATGGTTTTGTGATTTGCTCAGGGGCGTTCTAGGCACATGGCCACACCCATGCCGCCGCCAATGCATAAAGTTGCCAAACCTCTTCTCGCATTACGACGCTGCATTTCGAAAAGCAATGTATTCAAAATCCGCGCGCCGGAGGCACCAATAGGGTGCCCGATGGCAATGGCGCCACCATTGACGTTGACGATATCAGGATCCCAGCCCATATCTTTGTTGACGGCGCAGGCCTGCGCGGCGAACGCTTCGTTGGCTTCAACCAAATCTAAATCGCCCACAGACCATCCGGCTTTTTCAAGCGCTTTGCGGCTGGCATAAACCGGCCCAACGCCCATGATCGAAGGGTCAAGCCCGACCGTTGCATAAGAGGCGATCCGCGCCAAAGGCGTGATCCCGCGTTTTTCGGCCTTATCGGCGCTCATCAGCAAGGCACCCGCTGCGCCGTCATTCAAACCTGATGCGTTCGCGGCTGTTACGCTGCCCTCTTTTGCAAAAGCTGGGCGCAGCTTTTGCATCGCGTCCATTGTTGCCCCATGGCGGATATATTCATCCCTATCCACGACGATTTCGCCTTTGCGTGTTTTGATCACAACCGGTACGATTTCATCAACAAATTTACCCGTATTCTGGGCTGCTTCTGCCTTATTCTGAGAATTCACGGCAAAGCGGTCTTGCATCTCGCGGCTAATTTGCCATTTTTCCGCCACGTTTTCCGCGGTTTGGCCCATATGATAGCCATTGAAAGCATCCCAGAGACCATCGCGGATCATGCTGTCAATATAGCTGACATCGCCCATTTTGTGACCGGCGCGCAAATGCGCGACATGCGGAGAGAGCGACATATTTTCTTGTCCACCCGCGGCGACAATCTGCGCATCTCCCAGTTGGATATGTTGAGCTGCCAAGGCAACGGCGCGCAAGCCCGATCCACAGACTTGGTTGATGCCCCAAGCCGCGCTTTCAATTGGCAAGCCCGCATTTATATGCGCCTGACGGGCTGGGTTTTGCCCTTGGCCCGCGCTTAACACTTGTCCGAGAATTGTTTCAGAGACCTCCGCTTTCTCGATGCCGGCCCGCGTGACCAAGGCTTCAAGTACTGTTTTGCCAAGATCATGGGCGGGCGTCGTGGCGAGGGATCCGTTAAAGCTGCCAACCGCTGTACGGGCTGCAGAGGCGATTACGACATTGGTCATGGTGGTCTCCAAATTTGCATTGATAAAACAATTGAACGTGCTTGCGCGGCTGTTTAAAGCATATGCTGCATCGCAGCAACATAAGATTGCATTTTGCAGAAATCGAGCGCGCTGATGCCACGCAACGCGGTATAAAAGCGAACATGTAATATGTCTTATCACCGCGATTTTTAGAGATGCGCAAGGGAACTGGGCGGCGTTCTCGCTACGCGATCTCGGCTCCTGGCCAATCGAGCCTC
The sequence above is drawn from the Rhodobacteraceae bacterium IMCC1335 genome and encodes:
- a CDS encoding Ldh family oxidoreductase, with product MTDIENITTLSVADAVRFVSRALVQSGVSGTNAAKVAAALVAAEIDGQKGHGLSRVKSYALQARSGKVNGTAVPQLEICSAGLIRVDAQNGFAFPAIALAISELLTRLPETGIAAAGIIRSHHAGQMGAHVEALAEQGMIALMFANTPKAMAPWGGSQPVFGTNPIAFASPRADAAPLVIDLSLSKVARGKVMAADKAGDSIPKGWALDQNGQATTDPKAALAGSMVPLGDAKGAALSLMVEILSASLIGANHSFEATSFFEAEGAPPGVGQMIIAIDPQKFGGQAFETRLSALCSAILAQSGTRLPGASRGQKRQDARKNGINIPPYLRKEIEDLIAHV
- the iolG gene encoding inositol 2-dehydrogenase, with the protein product MLNIAVLGCGRIGRMHADNIARHADAELAMVYDVHVPSASAVAEQHGVPAASSPQEIFSSGQVDAVLIATTTETHADFIEMAVAAGKPVLCEKPIDLSLARVNACAERISGSDVLIQLGFNRRFDPGHRAARQGLLNGDIGDLHQVIITSRDPEMPPRSYYESAGGLLRDMTIHDFDLARFILGETPTEVMAMGGRLIDPALMEELDDLDSAMIVMRTADGKQCQINNSRTAVYGYDQRLELLGSTGMLISDNRKPYELRRYSAQESETSQPYLHFFLERYHEAFMAEIAAFVEAVKNHKPAEVGFEDGRQALLLAEAAYLSISEKRLVQVEEVFERLAQ
- a CDS encoding glycine zipper 2TM domain-containing protein — its product is MRKCVIISVLMIGLAGCQTTGGGVSQAPGEPGRKETIGTLSGAVVGGALANQMAEGSDNQQFATFLGAVAGMVIGADIGASLDELDRRMMNNNYQTALETSPTNTAVAWKNPDSGNSGSVKPTRTFYRADTVCREYTQEIIVGGRKQQGYGQACRSADGDWQIVK
- a CDS encoding aspartyl-trna synthetase, with protein sequence MLRILAPFVLSFLLAGSLWAQERGPVTNLPMPRYVSLKASKAHARRGPSLSHRIDWVFTRKNMPLEIYAEYENWRRVRDIDGAGGWVHYSMLSGVRSAIVTTDMQPLLSRPDRSSALRARIEHNVIVNIDECTLDWCRARSGQFKGWLPKNALWGVYPNELRD
- a CDS encoding D-glycerate dehydrogenase → MPSDKLRVAVTRRLPEAVETRMKELFDVQLRDQDIPMERAELGALMKTIDVLVPTVTDDIDAALLAQAGPDLKLIANFGAGVDHIDVKTANQRGILVSNTSGVVTEDTADMAMALMLGVTRRIPEGLSMMQSGQWSGWSPTGFLGGRLGGRRLGILGMGRIGQAVAQRARAFGVQIHYHNRKRLHSETEGQFEATYWESLDQMVARMDILSINCPHTPSTFHLMNARRLKLMKPSAVIINTSRGEVIDENALTRMLAAGELAGAGLDVYEHGTDVNADLRRLANVVLLPHMGSATIEGRMEMGEKVIINIKTFADGHRPPDQVFPAML
- the phbB gene encoding acetoacetyl-CoA reductase, which gives rise to MSRVALVTGGTRGIGAAISIAMKTAGYQVAATYAGNDAAAAAFAAEHGIKTFKWSVADYDACVAGIAEVEAALGPVDVLVNNAGITRDAPFHRMTRAQWSEVIDTNLSGVFNMTHPLWPGMRERKFGRVITISSINGQKGQFAQANYAASKAGDLGMTKTLAQEGARYGITANAICPGYIDTDMVKDLSEKVIDGIVAQIPAGRLGQAEEIARCVVFLAADGSGFINGATLNANGAQYLA
- a CDS encoding acetyl-CoA C-acyltransferase; amino-acid sequence: MTNVVIASAARTAVGSFNGSLATTPAHDLGKTVLEALVTRAGIEKAEVSETILGQVLSAGQGQNPARQAHINAGLPIESAAWGINQVCGSGLRAVALAAQHIQLGDAQIVAAGGQENMSLSPHVAHLRAGHKMGDVSYIDSMIRDGLWDAFNGYHMGQTAENVAEKWQISREMQDRFAVNSQNKAEAAQNTGKFVDEIVPVVIKTRKGEIVVDRDEYIRHGATMDAMQKLRPAFAKEGSVTAANASGLNDGAAGALLMSADKAEKRGITPLARIASYATVGLDPSIMGVGPVYASRKALEKAGWSVGDLDLVEANEAFAAQACAVNKDMGWDPDIVNVNGGAIAIGHPIGASGARILNTLLFEMQRRNARRGLATLCIGGGMGVAMCLERP